The genomic segment AGGCCACAGGCAGACTGACCAGTCCAGAGCTGAGTTCGGCAGGGCCGTGAGTGGGGGCCCCGGGGCACAGGTCAGGGGCGGTGCCTCCAGGGTGGGGGTCGGGAAGGGTGGGCGGGGACCCCAGGGCGGCGATGGGGGTGGCCGGGGCTTTGAAGGTCATGGTGGccctctggggctggggcagggtctGGCACTGACCTTGTAGCAACCGCCGCCTCCTCCTGGCTCCGGGCCCCGTTCAAAGTAAACTTCACTTGGGCCCCAGTGCCTGTGCCAGCTCTGGGCGGCTCCTGGGCCCAGCGTGCCGTCCCCAACAGGATCTGCCCAAGCCCAGCTGTGGCCTCAGCGATCCCTGTGTCAGCCAGCTGGATTCTGGGTGGCGGCGGTGTGGGCAAGCAGGCCCAGCTTCTCCAACAGGAATTCCCCTCCAGGGCAGGGACACCACTCAGGTCCCACCCCTACCAGcctgggccccgcccctccccgcccacccaAGGCCACGCCCCCTtcctcccagggccctgggccaccgttccctgggctgggaagggatGGTCAACACCACCCTGGCCGGGGGCCTCTCCAGGCCTCCCCCCGCTGGGCTGTGAGGGCCAGGGCAGAGCTTGTACAAGGCGGGCAAACAGCTGGCACCCACCGCGTTAGAATCAGGCACCAAAGTGCAGGGCTGAGCAACGGTGCCCCCGTGCCCAGCGCGGTGGGCAATTCCATCCAGACGAGCTGTGGGCCCACCCACCACCTGAGGACCAGGACGCACACGCACAAGGAAGAGCAGGTAGGAAGCAGCCACCCAGAGCCCGTCATTTATTGCTGAGGCTTTCCTGGAGGAGGGCGGGGAAGGTGTGTGCTACTTGGGGTCCGGGCAGGAAGGAGAGCTGACTGTCCTCCAGGCTGGGACTGGTCAGGGCGAGAGGTAACAACGCCCCCCAGCGAGCAGCGGTGAGAGTGGCCGTGGCCAGCGGTGGGATGGCTCCTCCTCAGGCCCACGTCTCAGTCTGAAAACGCAGTGTCCGCTGGAGCCTGGTGAGGTAGGCGGCTGCATCGGGGCCGGAAAGCCCGCCCTCCTCCCGGAAGATGGATGTCAGGGCATCCGACACATCCGCCGGCATGTACTTGGCATTGCTGGAGGGACAGGCAGGCTGGGGCTCAGCATGGCCGGAGTCCCCAGGGGGCGGGCCCCCCACCACCCGCAGCCGGGCTCACCCTGCCAAGTAGAAGTGAGCACCTCGCTGGTCCAGCAGCTCCCACACCCACGGCCCGAGCTCCCGGAGCCGGTGCTGCACGTACACCTTCTGCtcctgcagggtgggggtgggtgagtcTCCGCCCCGGAcgtccctccccgcccccctcacaCCGCCCACCTGCTCCCGGGAGAAGGCCGTGACGAGGGTCAGGCAGCCCCGCGTCTGCAGCTCCTTCCACTCGGCCTCCCAGTAGAAGTCCTGGTCCCGCTGGCGGCAGCCGAAGAACAAGACGTTTCCTGGGGAAGCGCAGGGCCCTCGAGCCTGGACTTGGGCCCTTGAGGCTCAGCCCGGCCACCACCCTGCCCCAGGCTCTGCGCTCACCGGTCTCACCCCGGGCCACTCGCTCCTGGATGGCGGCTCGGAAGGGGGCCACGCCTGTGCCAGGCCCCACCATGATCACAGGCGTGTCGGGTGTCTTTGGGAATGTCAGGCCCCCAGACCGCACCCACAGGGGCACCCGAACAGGTCCTGTTACAGGAGAGAGGCAGCAAGGAGACGCTCGGGGGCCCAgggccctggcccagggctggctGTGGTGCCTGTTGGGGAATGGGGCCCTGGgcgcagccccccaccccagagagcCAGGGTCACCTTGCCCAGGGTCCAGAGACGCCAGCCAGTTGGAGCAGAGGCCCCGGCGGGGCTCCGTGAGGCGTGTCCGGTACTGCACCACGGCCACGAGGATCTGCAGCCTCGAGGGGCGGGCCTGGGGGAGGCCACAGTGAGCGCCCTGCCCTGCTGGGCGACCCGCGCTGCTGGCCCGGCCCTGGCTTCCCCGAGGCCAGCCCCTCACCAGCAGAGAGGAGGCGATGGAGAAGGCCCGTGGCCGGATCAGGGGGATGAGGTCCAACAGGTAGTCCGGGGGGATGGCGCTAGCCGTGTGCGGGAAGTCGCACAGCACCTGGGTGGAGACAGCGTCAGGAGGGCCGTGGTCGGCACGGCCACGTGTGGCTgcggcccagggcccaggcccgTCCGCCCGCCCGCCCCTGCCCACACCTCCAGGACCGTCCTGCGGGGCCGGGTGCAGTACTCGCACAGCTCCTCCTGGCCCCGGGCAGAACTGAACTCCAGCAGCTTCTCCCGCTCCAGCTCATCGGGGGAGAGACAGGCCAGGAGCTCAAAGAAGGAGCGACGGGGCACACTGGTGATGTCCAGGTGCTGGGACACCAGGAGCCGCAcggagcagggctggggcagccGTGCGGGCCAAGGGACACCTGCAGTGGGGACAGGAGGATGTGGGGGGCCGTGGACATGGGGTTGGGCAGCCAGGGTGCCGGGGGCACGGAGGAGGGCACAGCGcacgggcgggggcggcggctgGGACTCACCCGGCTCCCGGGGCTGCAGCGTGAAGTGCTGGTCGGGGTCCAGGCCCAGCGCCTGGCAGAACTGCTGCACGTGGCTGGCCGTGTTCTCGGGCTGGATCAGCACCACGTCTCCAGCTGTAAAGCTGTGGGGGGACACCCAGGACTTGGGGAGGGCCTGCCTGTCGGGGAGGATGCTGGGAGCTCTGGGGAAACTGTAGAGGAAGGAGGCAAGCGGCCAGGGAGGGCTAGGGGGTCCTTGGTCTCCCCTCTCTGGCCGCCGCCTCTGTTCTCTTCCCCTTTGAGCACGTGCTCTGGAAGAGGACCTGCCGACCCCCAGACCACGGCCCCCGCCATGGCCAAGTCCTGCGTGGGTCCCCAGCACCACCCCTCACCTGATCCCAGAGCCTGCCACATCGAACTCCACCAGCCGCACATCCTGGAAGTGTGAGGGGCCGGTGACTCTCTCATTGGTGACCATGGGTGCCAGGAAGGGCTGTAGCTCTGAAGGGGGTCCCTGAGGGTCCGTCCTGGCTACACACAGCTCCTCTGAGCACGTGCTGCGGGTCTCCTGGAGGAACTGCAGGGTGAACTTGGAGGGCCAACTGTGAAGGGGGCGGACCCTTGTCAGACCACTGGCCGGCCTGAATGAATGGCCGAGGGAGCCCCGTGGCCAGGCCAGGCCTCCTGCGCCTGCAGGCGCTGCCCCAAGGCCATACTTACGGGACTCTGGACAGGGTCAGGTCAAGGTCAGAGGGCACAGCATGTGGCCCCAGCACCTTCTCCCACAGGTCACGCAGCCAGGGGTCGATGGCCGCGTCAGGCCTGCAGAGGGCACGTGCATGCCAGTCTGGGGACCCTGTGCCCGGAGGGGCCTGCGGGagggcgccccccgcccccgcccccgccactcACCCCAGCTCGTGCTGGTCATCGGCCAGGCCCACGGGCAGGAGGGCGCTGCCCCCGAGCTGCAAGAGCCGTCGGTACAGCTTCTTGGCCACAAAGTTGAACCTATGGAGAGACGGAGGCTGGCACCAGCCCGGGCCCAAggcaggggcaggaaggaagCGCCCGGCTGGCTGTGCAGGGTGGAGGTTCCCACGTCTTCCTGGGGTCACTTTGCTGGCTCCCTGAAGGACAGCTCCTCCCAGGGCCACTGTCAACAGAAGGGCCGCTCGCCCCTGCTGCGGGTGCACCCACCGGCGGGAGCAGGTGTCTATGCTACGCACGGAACAAAACCCCCAGACTCCTGTAGACGGGGGTCACAACGCCACCCACTTCCTGTCCTTTCCACCGGGATGGCTGCAGGCCTCGGCCTGCGTCTAGCTCTGGAGGCGTCTACACTCACTGACCCTCGCTTCagcccctgtgctacacagtTAGGGTTTTAATACTTCGGGAACCTAATGCCGCGCGTACCCTTGAACACAAAGCCTTCTGTACTTCTCCAGGAAAGAGTGCAAAACAACAGCATTCTCTCCTAGGACACGGCTGTGTTGTGAAACGTTGAAAGAAAAGTAGAGGTGGGCCGTCACACGGCCGTGCCCAGGGAAGTGGTGGCCTCAGGGTGGCTCCCAGGGGCTGGGGTCTTTTGTGCCCACCGCCTGCGCGCAGCTCACTGCTCTCTGTGCTCTTCATGAGCCCACATGTCTCacgaaaaacattttataaaagcgCGGGAGGAGCCAGGTAGGCCTGTGCTGCCTGCTTCGCAGGTGGCTTGGGCTCTGACCCCGGCCGGCCGGCTCCCGCcctgctgccctgcccacctcctgccctgcgAGCCCCGAGGCCCCTGGTCATGGAGGAGGGGCCGGCCAGGGAGGACCTGTGGGACCAGGACACACGGCCAGCGTCACGTCCCAAAGTGGGAGCCAGGAGCTGGGTCACCCGCTCTCTGCCAGGCTGCCCGCGCGCGGCCCCGGGGACAGTGCCCGCGGCCCGCCCACCCCTACTCACTTGGCGTAAGACGAGTCCCCGAGGCCCAGGACAGCAAAGTCCATCTGACAGAGGGAGGCCGACGGCAGGTTCCTCCGGAAGATGAACCTCCAGAAGTTCTGCAGCAGGAGAGACGGGGCTCGAGGCCGCTCCGGCCCCTGGGGCCTGGCTGgtggagggcgggggcggggcgggggccgcacCCTAGACCCCCCCAGGGCACTGCTCTCCTGCTGCTTAACAGTTTGGTTATGAAACCAaaaccattttttattctatcacAGCGGCAAGAAACTTGGGAAAAGGCAGAAAATGGTAAAGGAGAAGCAAGCTGCCCCAGAGCCGGCATCACGGAGCCGGGCTCCGCTCCTTCCCGGCAGAGGGCTCTGGAAGAGGCTAGCGGGGATGCCACCCGGCAGTGACAGCTGCTGGCGCCCCGCTTCGGCCCTCCCAGCGTGCAGGCAGCACAGGCCCCAGCGGCTCTCAGCTCTCAGCCCACTGCCCCAGGCTCAGGCCTCCACGGCCACAGAAGAGGCTCTGGCCTGACATGTCAGACTCCGAGGCTCGCCTTTGGGCCAAGATTCCCACGACTCAGTTGAATTTCCTCTCCTTTGGATGGCCTCTCCTGCGCGCGAAGCTGCCGTCAGGCTGCTCTGtgctcactccccacccccagggcttcGGTCTAACCCCTGTGCCAGCTGAGGTCCCACACCTGCCCCTCTTCCTGGGGCACCCTCACCTCCATGCGTCTGGCCATCCCAGGGGGCCTTACACCCAGACCCCCAAGGTCCGGACCCAAGtccctctccttccctgactGCAAGGTCACCCGCTGGGTGGCCCGTGTTGGAGCACATCCCAttccaggccctgccctggcctcctcGCAGCCGACAGAGGCGCTTCAAACACAGCTCCCCTTCACCTTCGGCCCCTGGTGACCTGAGCCCTGAGACACTGCCCTCTGGGTACAGTCCAGGCTTCATCTTGCCTCCCTTCTGCTTCTTTCCTGGCTGGACAGAGGGACCTGGGGTGGAGGGGTCCTGGCCCTGTCAGGGCACAGTTCTGCCCACTGGCCCTGGGCTGCTCCCTGGCCTTCTCAAGACTTTGCTGCGTGGCCACCGCTGGGGACCACGTCCACTCTGCCTCCTGAGACCCCCTGCTCGCTCCTGCTTAGACCTTGTCTCCCAAAGGCTGTGGAGGCCCCCCAGGACGCTTCCTGAGAAAGGGTCCACGGGAGATGCAGTTCTCACGGCTTGTGTTTGAAAACGCCAGGCCTCCCCGCACACCAACTGGCAGACAGCACAGCACACGTTAGATGAAATCATCTTCCCCAAGAACCCGAAGCTTTGCTCTGAGCTGGTGCAGCGGGGTGACGGCCGCTGAGACGTCAGCGTTCCTCTGTGCCCTGCTCTGTCCCCCGCCAGAAACCTGGGCACTCTCTGCACCCCACAGCTGAAACCCACACGAGACGGGACGGGTGTCAGTGGGGGCCCCGTTCACGCCCCGAGGGCCCTTCCTGGGCACATGGCGGCTCCCGGGCTGGAGACCCGTCCTTCAGTCTTGTTCTTTCCCTGGTAACCCCCTCACTGCTCTTCTGCCCGTTTTGAGGCTGCTGGAATAATCTTGGAATGCTGATATCATCTTTCTTGTTTCCTATCATTTTGGTATGCTTCCCGGGAAACTCTCTCAGCGTCATCTTCGGGTCTGGTGTGATTTTAAGCGTGTGTGCTCAGCTCCAGCTCTGCTCAGGTTGTGCGCGAGGGCGCCGAGCGCGCTCCCTCCTCACAGGCGGAACCTCGGCGGCTCTGCCTCCGCGCCTCTGGGTTCTGCTTGTGCTTCTCTGGGTCCGTGTCGTTCACAGAGGTCTCTCCTCCAGTGTGTGGTCGTCCTCTGTGGTCTATCTGTACTTAAGACGCTCAAAGAAAACCCCACGTTCAGCCTGTCACCAGTGGGgcaaggccctggctgcctgggAGGGCACGCCTGGCCAGTACCCTCAGAGGACCGTGACACGGAGGCTGGGCTCCTCCTGTGCAGTGCGCAGCTGGCCCCGGGCCCCTGGTCTGAGGCTCTCGGAGGCACCTCCAGTCTGTGCTGTTGGGAGCACCCGTCCTGATCCCCTCTGCGGGTATCCAGCCCAGCACTCTGCCCCCTTCACCCACCCTCGTCTCGGTGTGACCGCCACCACCTCCACCCTGCTGGCTTCTGACGTGAGGTCTGCACCTCTGCCCAGCTCACGCGACGGAGGACGTCCTCAGCCACCCCTCCGGCACCCCGCCTCCGCGGCagccaccactcacctcctgccttTGCTCTTCCTACCGCTGCCTCCTCGCCCGCGCCTCGCCCTCCTGCGCTGGGGTCTCCCCCGCCGTCCCCACGCCACGCCTGCTCGTCAACCTCCTGCCTCGTCCCCCCGCCACCAGCATTTAAACAGGCCTGGGTTTCTCCACCTCACAAGTATTCTCTTTTCAGTCCCTtagccccactcacagcaacagcTTTTTTGAATTGTTTAGTATACAGACATTCTCAAAAGCTTCTCTCCCCGAGGCCACCAGCAGTCCCCTGGCTGATAACCCCCAGCAATGCCTCTCCGGCCTCATCGTACTTCATTTCCCTGCACCTTTGTGTGCCAGAGGCCATCCTCTGGAAACAGTCACCTCTCTGCCCTTGACCTTGGAGATGGTGTGTTCCCTCTTCTCGCTGCCGGGTGCACTTTCCTGCCCCTCACAGGCTCTTCTCCACCTTCCGTGCCCTTCGTGTTTTAGGGCGGCTGCCCTGAGGGAGGGAGGTGCTTCCTTTCTCTGGCTTCCACATTTTGGCCACCGCGACACCTGCCTCCACCCAGGCCCCTCACCGGAGCTCCAGGCCAGCTGCGTGGCTGCACCTGGATGATGCCCAGCACCTGGCCTCCCTAAGCTCTTGCTTCTGCGCATGGAACCACCATCCAGCCTAGTACCTGAGCCCAAACTCTTGTCTTGATCCCATCTCCTTTCTCATCTTTGAGACTTGACGCAGGCGTGGCCAGCTCTATCGTCTTAATGTCACGGAGGCGTGTCCGCTTTCCCCGACTCTGCCACCATCCTGGCCCAAGCCTCCAGGTCCTTGGCTGCGTTGCACCCCCACGTCCCCCTGCAGACAAGTGCTGGTTTTGCTAGAATACGAACGTGACCACGCACCCCATGGGCTCCACGGCCCTTCGTTTCAAGTCCACCTGCCTCCTGTGGCTGCTGGGCTCCTTGGGGTCCGACGTGGCTGCCCGCCCCTCTTCTAGCCTCCAACCCCAACTCACTCCTTGGCCCAACCATCCTGAAACTGCTTTCCGCTCACCCCAGAGGCTGGCTGTTTTTCTCCTCTGCAGAAGCTGCTCCCTCTTTCCTGGTGTCTGGTCAGCCTCCACTTATTCTTCGGGACTTAGCTTAGACTCCTTTCTTCCGGAAAGCTCTCCTTGAGCCCCCAGGTTGGGCTAGGTAGCCCTTATTATGGCTCCCATAACATTCGGCAATTTCCCTGGCAGCGTGCATTTCCTGGCATTGTGACTGCCCGTTAAACTCTTGCTTTTGCTATATTTTGAGCTCCATGAGGGTAGAAATGTAACTACTGGGTTCATAGCTGGATTCTCAGCACTAGATTCTACTTGGCATACAGTGTGTACTCAAAAGGTGGTCGAAGAATTGAAGAATGTTCCCTAAAGATCAGTTTTGAAATACACACAAGACCCATACTAGATTCGTATATAGCTCTGGGAAAACACGAGCAGGTAAAGTGGTAGCCTGTGAAGAGTTTATTAGGGTGGACAACCAGAGCCCCCAGCTCCACCCAAAGAACTCCTCCCAAATCCACGGCTGATGTGCAGTAGACATAGGTGGGCAACGATTTACTGTGCTTCTCAGGACTTTCCAGGCAATGAAAACAGGGCGAGGGCGGAGGGCAGGCATCTGAGCTCCTAAGCACAGTAAGCCACTTCAGGTCTGCCTTACCTTCATGTTGTCCGGGGGATCTCCTTGGCCTGTAGTTGCACAAACAAATATCACCACGGGCTCATTAATCAGATTCACCTCAACAAAAAGACACACGTGTAAGGCCTCGGGCTGCAACGGCCAGGCATCCTCCCAGCAGCCTGGCTCCCTCTCCTTCGCTCACGCTGATGGGGCAAAGGGACTTAGCACCCTCGGGCAGCCGGTCTGCCTGCTCTCTTTCAGGCTCCACCCTCCTACCTCGCCCCCTCCTCCGTGTCCTAAGCAGACTGTTGTTTCCAAGCTTTCTCGGCCCCTCAATCCGCCGCAGTGCAAGGGCCGGATCTCAGACAAAACGCGGCGCCCTGGGGTCGAGGGCTTTGGGGGCCGGCGCCCCAAGCCCGCTGGGTCTCCCCGCTCAGACCCAGGGAGCCCTCACCATGGGGTAGGAGTCCAGGGCCTGCACGCGACAGCCGAGCCCCAGGCGCCACGCCTCGCGGCCCAGCCTCTCCGACACATCCTGGGCTGTGCCCGTCTGGCTGCCGAAGAGCACCAGAAGCCGCGTGCTCGGCATCAGGGAGCGCCCCGAGGACCCCTGCACTCAGGGGCGCGACCGGCACTCAGGCAGGCAGCTCCCGCGGGCCCTGGCGGCGGGGACCGGCTCCCACTTCCGACTTCCGGCGTCGGCCGGAAGTGACGCCATTGGGCCGCGCCCGGCGGGGCATGGCGTCCGAGCGAGGCGGGCGTCCGCTGGTGGCCAGTGctggggcccgggcccgggccggGGGAGCGGCGGCGCGCCGGGGCCGAGGGCCGGGGCAGGCGGGGCCGCTCGCTGCCTCTCGCTcgccgcggcggcgacggcggcagGCGCCAGCGAGGCCCGTGGGGAGTGGCGGCGCAGCCCGGCGTGTGGGACGACTGGCCGGGGCCTGGCCCGCGCTCAACCGGCGCGATGCTTTTCTCGCTCCGGGAGCTGGTGCAGTGGCTGGGCTTCGCCACCTTCGAGATCTTCGTGCACCTGTTGGCCCTGCTGGTGTTTTCCGTGCTGCTGGCCCTGCGTGTGGACGGCCTGGCTCCCGGCCTCTCCTGGTGGAACGTGTTCGTGCCCTTCTTCGCTGCTGACGGGCTCAGCACCTACTTCACCACTATCGTCTCCGTGCGCCTCTTCCAGGACGGAGAGAAGCGGCTGGCTGTGCTCCGCCTCTTCTGGGTCCTCACGGTTCTCAGCCTGAAGTTCGTCTTCGAGATGCTGTTGTGCCAGAAGCTGGTGGAGCAGACCCGGGAGCTCTGGTTCGGCCTGATCACGTCCCCTGTCTTCATCCTCCTGCAGCTGCTGATGATCCGCGCCTGCCGGGTCAACTAGCCTCGCAGAGGATAGGCTGGACTGCCGGACCCCGGGCTGAGCTCCCGCATCTGCCGCACCAGGGGAGAGGTCTGGGTCTCAACGGCAGCTTGTGCCCTGCTGAGTGCCcagctttctctttctcagtcaTGTCTGGAATTGTTCCTTCAGCAGGGCTACAGAGAGCAGCCTTGATTCTTAAAATGTATTCCCTCTTATCTCATGCTTTGAATAGCTAATCTTGAATTGAGATCTTGAGCGGATCCCAAGAAGGCCAGACAGTCCTGAACGCCTCTGACAGTTGGAAACTGCAAAGGAGTAAAATGTCCTGATGGACTCTGCGTATTTTCATGGATCCTGGGAAAGTACCTCTTGCGCAAAGGCTGCAAAGCTGAACTCAAGGTTTCCCCTGGCAAGCAGTGCTGACCTGAGAGCTTACTGCCCCATCCCCCCAGACAAGACTTCCTTAGATGCTTGAGCGCTAAAAACTGTAAACCAGCTTGTGTCTCCTCCCCAATGGCACTGGGGAGGATGGGCTTTTTCTTCATTCCAGCCCAGGCAGACAGGAGTATGTTGAATAAGTGTGAGCAGAACCCCATCTGGAGATCTGTTGCCTGAGAAAAGAACTTGCTTTCAAGGCGCTGCTTGGCTACCTATCCCAGCAGATTGCAGTGTCACGACTTTTCCACCACCTGGTGGCCAGCACTGTTAGCGCGCCTGAGACATGTAGGCCGCCCTAAGGGACCAGCGAGACGAACGGGTGCTCTGATGCCTTAGCCATTGAGACCTACACAGGGGAAGCTTGCAGATGGTCTCAGCCCACGCCTGTCGGCCTGAGGGCTTTGGTTTGATGCTAGTCAGGTGCCAAATGAGAACATTTgctgagacaaaaataaaataagagaatgtTTTGCTGAAATGCACAGTGGTTGCCTGACCTTTTGAGGGCGACATGAGGTGAATGCTGAGACGCTCCCTGCTGTGTGGTGTAGCTGGTTACAGAGCTGAGGTTGTAAGGGGGCTGGAATTTGGCTAGAGGGTCCTGGGTAGATGGGGGCGGTTCCGTCAGAGGATCCCTGCTTcctgcctggggagccagggtgaaGACAGCGCAGGGGCAGACCCATGCTGAGGGCCTACCAAGCTGTTTGTGTGACATCAGAGTCTTCATGGGCCTTGCTGATCTGCAGAGCAGGGGTGAGCAGACTGTGGGCTGGGGCCTGTTTGTGTGCTGCCCATCAGCTAAGAAtaacttttacattttcaaagcaTTGTAAAAACAAGAGTGTGACAGAAGGCGAACATGGCCTGCAGTGTACAAGGCCTCTCGGTCTTGGCATGGCGGGCCTTTTGGGTCGGATCGTTGTTTGTCGTGTGTGCGCAGGGGGAGGCGCTGTCCTGAGTGTTGTAGAGTGTTTGGCGtcatccctggcctccactcactccctagatgccagtagcacccctcacttgtgacaaccaaaagtgtctccAGACGTTGCCAGGTCTCCTGGAGGACAAAACTGTCCCTGGTAGGAATCACTgggctaaaatatttactgtctggtcctTCACAGAACACGTTTTTGGACCCTTGTTCTACTGAAGCAGCTGCATGACCGTTGTCCTGGGATGGGTACCGCATGACCTGAACCGTTGAGATGCTTGAGTTGGAGGTTGGTCTAGTTTGTGCCACGGCTACAAAAATGTCTCCTACGCAGGATTGGCGTAACTTGTGTCTAAGCCAGATACAAGCTGACCATTGGGAGTGGGTTTCCtcttaatgttatttttagtttGTGTGTTTTCTTGCTCCCCTGTTGAATTCTGGTGGTTCAGGTTTAGGTGATCCTGTAGGCATAGACGTGGTGAGCACGTGAAGGCTTAGCCTCCTTTGGAAAGGTGATTTGAGGAGAGTCCTGAAGGAACACGGCCtctggaagtctgaaatccagGTTCTTTCCTCCAGCAGAATAGGCAGGGCTGTTAAAGTACCCTTAACGCAGTGGTAGCTGCAGACTGCCGTGGGATAGAAGCTGAGAAGGACCCCGGCGTTGAAACCTGCCCCTGGTCTCCGCAGAGGCCCAGGTGCTCTTGGAGCCTGGGCCCTGAAGGGTTAGTGGTGTGGGAGGCCGTGGTGTCACTCCTGAACATCTGCTGACTGTGGGGCAGGTGATGGAAAGGCAGGTGACATGTGTCCTTGCCCATGCCCACCGacttcccctctctccttggctctgACAGGCCTGGAAGAACGTGGTGGGCACTGTGCAGCCCTCCACAGGGAGTGAGTGTCCTCTTAGCAAGTAGGGAGAGAAGCTGTGCTCTCAGGGTTAGCCTTGGGATAGAGGTGGTTCAACAGATGACTGAAATACACGCCCTGGCTTTTGTGGCCCTGTCTGCGTCAGAGGGATGTGGGCCTGCTTGTGTGCGCGGAGTCCCCTTCCTCTGTAGATGCTCACAGCTCATGCACTCCCGTCCGTGTTTGGTGGGTCCTGGAGAACAAAGTGCGGGTAGAGTGTTTCCACTACTTGTCTGAGCAACGGAGTGGATTCTGGGGGCCGGCACTAGGGATTCCTGAGAAACCGATTCCGCAGCACTGGTTGGGGCTCCAGCATTGGCATCTCCGCTAAGGCCCGCAGGGGACCGAGGACCGCAGGTGGGCAGTCCCTGGACCCGGCGGCGGGAGACCGGCCTGCAGCCAGCACACCACCCGCAGGAGCGC from the Hippopotamus amphibius kiboko isolate mHipAmp2 chromosome 2, mHipAmp2.hap2, whole genome shotgun sequence genome contains:
- the TMEM203 gene encoding transmembrane protein 203 encodes the protein MLFSLRELVQWLGFATFEIFVHLLALLVFSVLLALRVDGLAPGLSWWNVFVPFFAADGLSTYFTTIVSVRLFQDGEKRLAVLRLFWVLTVLSLKFVFEMLLCQKLVEQTRELWFGLITSPVFILLQLLMIRACRVN